CTGTACATGAGTGAAACCGGACAGGCAAAGGCTTTGCAAAGGTTCTGATGGAATGCTTCGTAGCAGCTTTTGCCTTCCACATCTTCTTTTTTCAAGCCAAAGAGGGTACAAAAAGTCTCGTTGACCCGAATCACCCGAAGGTCCTTGCTGATCAGGCACATGCCGTCAGCAGCGGCATTGAATATCTGATTCAGTTCCGCATAGGCTACCCTGGTCGCTTCCTCTGCCCGCCTGCGGTCGGCTATCTCCTGCTGAAGCCGTTCGTTGGCTGCGGTCAGTTGGGCAGTACGCTCCCTTACGAGCTCTTCGAGCCGGGAGCGGTGGTCCTGTAAATCTTTCTCGACCTTCCTGCGTTCGGTGATGTCGGTAAAATTCTCGACGATTCCTAGAATCTCCCCCTTCAGTCCCAGATAGGGGACAGCCGTTATCAGGCAGGAAATAGTTTTACCACTTCCCCCGTCGAGCTTTTTATCAACTTCATGCGAACTGATCTTTGCACCGTTCAGTACCTGCTGCAGTGGACACGCAGGAGTATTACAGAACGGACCCTGCCAGACCTCGCAGCAGTCATGGCCGATTATTTCATCTTTCTTCAGGTGAAAAAGGGAACAGAAGGAATCGTTAACCCGGAGTATGGTGCGGTCCCTGGCAATAACGCACAGGGGGACAGCCGCGTTGAATATCTGATCGAGATCAGAGCGTGCGCGCTCGATCTCTTCCTCAGCCTCGCAATGATCTGTTTCCCATTTTTCCAGCTCAGTCACCCTCTGGCGCAGGAGTCGCACCTGCTCTTTGAGTTTCTCTCTGGCCTTATCACGATGTATCATTTTCTTCCTGCCAAAATCTCCGAACATTGTCTGCTTAATCCTTTTTTTTATAGTGCCTCCTCAACACTATCACTATAACACTCATTATAGCATAACAGACGGATAGTATATAGCCTTTTTAGGCAATTAATTCAAATTATTATGCAGCCTCCTGCCCCTAAAAGCTTTCAAGCAGCCTGGCGGGGAGAGGGACATTCAGGTGAAGACCAAGGTCGGCGATTGGATCTGCGCCCAGGGCCAGGCCAAGGAGTTGAGGATAGAGGAGGGCAGGGAGGTTGTATGGCGGCTGGCCGAGTTTTTTGGCAATATTGGTCTGATTCAGGCCATACATAACGTAGCAGGTATTGCAGTGCAGGGTGATAAAGTCCACTCCCTTGTCTTTGAGGTTTTCAAGTTTCAATCCAGCCAGGGAAAAGGCAACATCCGGAGAGTTCGGAAAGGTTTTTCCGCCGCAGCACAGGAGCAGGGTCTCATAGTCGATGAGTGAGGCTCCGGTGGCAGCGATGAGCTGATGGAGAGTCCTGGGATTTTCCGGCTCGTCAAATCCGTTGTAGACAGCTTTTGGTCTCAGGTAGTGACAGCCGTAATGGGGGGCGGTTTTCAGCTTCGACAGATTTCTGGTCACTTTCTCTTTCAGCCGGTCCGGGCCGATATCCTCGGAGAGGACCCGCGAGAAGTGCCTGACCGTGTACTTTCCCTGGTAGGCGAGGCCAATGGCTGAAAGTTTCCCGTTGATGCGGTCCCGGACTCTTTCATCCTTCAATGCTTCCCTGGCTTCGGTCAATGCCCCGGTACAGCCGCTGCACAGGGTTATCATGTCAAGCTCATGGCTTTCAGCCAGGGCCAGGTTCATGGCTGCCATTAAAAGCCCTGCTTCAAGGCTCAGGTTGATCTGATTGGAGCCGCAGCAGGCCATATCCGGAAGGTCAACCAGCTCGATGCCCAGATTCCTGGCCACCCACCGCGCCGAAAGCTCATACTGCGGCACCCTGGTGGGCGTGGTGCAGCCTAAAAACAGAGCATATTTTTTCCCCGTCATGGCCGGTTTCCCTTCGGTTCGATTTCAGGTTCGATTATCGGTGCACAACCTGCGGCTGTCAGCAGCCTGGACAGCCTGTCCCCATTGTTCCTGAGCGGCGGGAGAGAAAGCTCTTCCCTCCTTTTTACCCATGCCTCTTCGGTTGGAAAGACCAGCCCGGTTTGCCCAACCTGTCTGGTCTGGTTGATCCAGGCAGGAGGGGCATATCCTTCCCTGGCAGCCATATTTTTTATCAGATTCAGGATATCAAAAAATTGCACCCCCTGCGGGCATCGCTGCCCGCAGGTATGGCAGGTGGCACAATACCAGATATATCCGCTGCTGAAAAGTTCCTCCCGCATCCCAAGGTGAATCATCCTGAGCATCTTAAGCGGGTCATACTCAGGATACACCCGGTGAATCGGGCAGCCTGCCGAACAGGTTCCGCAGGTGAAGCAGGCATTCAGGTCCTGGGCGATGGGGTGGCTGGCAGCCACTTCAAACCTGAAATTCCGGTCAAGCCGTGATACCAGGATTGATTCCTGCAACGGTTCTGGCGGCATGGTGTCAGTATCTCCTTTTCTCTCATTATCCGGCCCGGCTGAAAGGATTTGGTCCAAGCTGGCGGATGCGCTCAGTCATCTCATGAGCGATCTGGACGAACCGCTGGCCCATGGATGAAGACAGGTTATACATCTCCAATCGCTCGCTGCCCAGGCCGATCTCATCGAGTATTTTTTTCACTGCCTCGACCCGTTTTCTGGCATGGCAGTTTCCCTGGAGAAAGTGGCAGCTTCCTTCCAGACATCCGGCCACAAACACGCCGTCGGCACCATGCTCGAAAGCCTGGATGAGCACCTGCTCACCGGCGTCTCCCGAGCAGGGTACTTCGATGATCCTGATATTGGGAGGATACTGAAGCCTCATCGTACCTGCCAGGTCAGCGGCAGCGTAAGCACAATAGGTGCAGCAGAAGGCCACGATTTTCGGTTCGAATTTTCCATCCGTAATTTGCACGCCGGCTGGCAGGCATCCGGTCATGGCCAGGTAGATATGGTCATTATACCCTTGCAGGCTGATGGCCTGGTTGGGGCATTCATCCACGCAGGTGCCGCAGCCCTGGCAGATCGAGGGATCGATTTCAGTCACCGAATTTTTTACCTTCGGAGCATTGAACAGGCAGAGCCGCATGCAGGTAAGGCAGGCCACGCACCGGTCCGGGTTGACTCTGGCTACCACGCCCTGAGACTCAAGGACGTTTTTGCTCAGGATGCAGGCTGCCCGTCCCGCGGCCGCTTTGGCCTGGATCAGGTTTTCCTCTACGTTTTTCGGCCCATGAGCGACACCGGCCAGAAAAACGCCTTTGGCTGCAAAATCCACCGGACGAAGCTTCAGGTGCGCCTCGAGGAAAAATCCATATTCGTCGAGAGGAACCTTGAAAATCCGGCTGAGCTTCAGGGTATCCTCGCCGGGCAGAACAGCCGCAGCCAGACCGACAATATCCGGTTCGATAACCAGGGGCCGCCTCAGAACATGATCAATGACAATAACCCTCGAGCCCCCCTGCCCGGTTTTTTCAACCACGGGTTTTTGCTCAGCTTCATAGCGGACGAAGGTGACACCCATCATGCGCGCCTGCCGGTATTTATCCTCCAGGAAGCCATAGGTGCGCATGTCGCGGTAGAGTATGAAAATATCCATGTCAGGGTACCTGCCCTTGAGCGCCAGAGCCAGCCTGACCGATGTATTGCAGCATACCCGGCTGCAATAGGGCCGCTCAGGCTCCCGCGAGCCGACGCAGTTAATCAGGACGATGCTCCGGCTTTTTTTCAGCCGCTCATCTTCTTCAGCCAGGGCTTTGTCCAGCTCAAGATAGGTCATGATCCGGTCACTTTCGCCATACCGGTATTCTGCAGGCTGGTATTCCCGGCCTCCGGTAGCCAGGATGATTACACCATGCCTGATCTTCTGGCCATTATCCAGGGTGGTGATGCAGTTGCCCACCCCGCCGCAGCTTTCCACGGGCCCGGTGGAAAGATAGGTCCTGATGAGCGGTTGAGCGCCGACCCTGGCAACCAGATCGTCAACCAGGGCGGGGATATTCTCGCCGTTAAATCCCTGGCGGACCTTTCGGGCCATGCCCCCCAGGGCCTTTGACTTTTCCACCAGATGGACTTCGAAGCCAGATTCTCCGGCCAGGTTCAGGGCGCAGGTCATGCCCGATATGCCGCCGCCGATAACCAGGGCTGCCCTGGTCAGGCCGACCGATGTCTGCCGGATGGGCTCCTGCAGGATGAGTTTGGCCACCTTCATTCTGACCATCTCCGTGGCCTTCTCCGTAGCCTTTTCCGGCAGATCTTTATGCACCCAGGCACACTGATTGCGGATATTGGCCATTTCGCACAGGTACTTGTTCAGGCCGGCTTCCCGGGCAGTCTCCTGAAACAGCGGCCAGTGGGTGGCCGGGCTGCAGGCGGCAATCACCAGGCGGTTCAGGCCGTGTTCTTTTACCGCTTCCCTGATGCCTGCCTGACTGTCCTGCGAGCAGACGTGGGGATACTCCGCCGCATAAACCACCCGGGGAATCCGGCTGGCTGCTTCGACCACTTCCGCTACCCGGACCGCCTGGCTGATATTGGTGCCGCAATGGCAGACGAAAACGCCGATGCGGGGCTTCTCGGCATCCCTGCTCTTTTCCGGAGGAAATATTTTCCCCCTGACCAGACTTCCCCGGGCCGGGGCCAGCCAGCTTCCGGCAGCACCGGCACTGGCCATGGCCTGGGTTACGGTTTCGGAAATGCATTTTGGTCCGGCAAAGGCACCGGCCACAAAGATCCCCGGACGCACAGTCTCCACGCCGGAGGGCGGTGCAGGCTCGCCAAAGCCGTAGCGGTTGAGGTCGATCCCAAGCTTTTGATAAAGCTCCGCAGCTCTGACCGGCGGCCTGAAACCGACAGCGAGAACAACAAGGTCAAATTCTTCAGCCTTGAGGCTGTTTTCTGCCGGGTCAGCGAAGCGGATCAGCAGATTTCTTCGCCCGTCCTGAATTTCGATCACCTCGGAAATGCGCGACCGTACGAACCGCACGCCGTGGAGATCTCTGGCACTCGTATAATATTTCTCCAGCCCTTTGGTATATGCCCGGATATCCATGAAAAATATGACCGTGTCGATGTCAGCCTGGCTGTGCTCTCTGGTCAGGACCGCCTCTTTGATGGCAAACCGGCAGCAGACCGAAGAGCAGTATCCCCGGCCCTCAGAAGTATTGCGCGATCCTGCGCATTGGATCCAGGCTATTCTGGCGGGCTTTTGGCGATCGAACGGCCTGACCAGATCACCATGGAATGGGCCTCCGGCGCTCAGAATCCGCTCGAATTCAAGGCCGGTGAGCACATTGGGAAATCTCCCGTAGCCATAGGAGAGCAGCCCCCGTGGATCGATCAGCTCAAAGCCGGGAGCAAGGATAACCGCACCGGCAGACACGGTAACGATCTCCTCCTTTCGGTCAAGATCGATTGCCCCGGCTGGACAGACCTTCTCACAGGCCCTGCACATTTTGCAGTTCTCCCGGTCAATGGCATAGGAATCGGGAAGTGCCTGGGGGTAAAGCTTGTAAATGGCAGGCCGGAAATCAAGCCCCTGGTTGAACTCATTGGGCACATGGCCGGGGCAGACCTCGGCACATTGCCCGCAGTTTCTGCACGTGGCCGGATCGACGAAGCAGGGCTGACAGTGCAGGGTGAGCTGAAAATTTCCCGGCTCACCCTGGATATCGGTCACTTGTGCGCCGGTATAGATTTTGATGTTCGGATGACGGCCGCACTCGACCAGTTTCGGTGAAAGGATGCACAAAGAGCAGTCATGCGTGGGAAAGGTTTTGTCCAGCATCGGCATGGTGCCGCCGATGGCCGCAGATCGCTCCGCCAGGTAAACGAAATAGCCCGACTCTGCCAGGTCAAGCGAGGCCTGAATACCGGCAATCCCTGCCCCCACTACCATAACCGACCCGGTTTTCCCCTTCGGCTGAGACTCCATACTTGGCTCCATTTGGCTTTTCCTGCCTGATAGTATTCCTTTGAGTATTCTTTTTCGGCTTATGGCCAGGATTATTATTACTCAATACCTGAACAAGGCACGATAGCACATCTAGGGTAGGGCTGCTTTTTTGCCCCACCAAATACCGCACGCGATCTCATGGTCAGTCCTGACTTGGCCGTGGATTTGCCGCGGAGGGTACTGAGAACGAAATGTGCGGCACCCGGTAAGGTATTTTTGAAAAACGCGGACACTTTTGAATTTGGGGAAGCGGACTTTGGAAGGCGGGCGGAAGCCGCTTCCACTATAACTGCATCGGCTAAATACAACTGTCCGCCCCTGAAGCCTGAGGGGGGAGAGGGAGCATGGCTGCCCTCAGAGAGGGCACTGATAACTGACCGCTGACCACTGTTTTACTGACCACTGGCCACTTTTTCCTACAGCAGATTACTGGCCAGTTCAGCCAATTCGGACCGCTCGCCTTTTTCGAGGTTGATGTGGGCATAGATTTTCTGGCCCTGCATTTTCTCGATGAGATGGCTGAGGCCATTGGATTGGGTGTTAAGGTAGGGATGATCGATCTGGAAGATATCACCCGTGAACACGATTTTTGTTCCTTCACCGGCACGGGTGATAATGGTTTTGATTTCATGGGGGGTAAGATTCTGGGCTTCATCCACGATGAAGTAAATTTTCACCAGACTGCGTCCCCGGATATAAGCCAGAGGGGAGATGACGAGTTTTTCATTTTCAAGGAGTTCCTTGATCTGGCTGTGCTTGTGATCTGATTCGGGGAACTGGTTCTGAATCACCCCAAGGTTATCGTAGAGCGGCTGCATGTAGGGATCGAGCTTGGAGTGGATATCGCCGGGCAGGTAGCCGATGTCCCTGTTGCTCAGAGGGATAATCGGCCGGGCGAGAAAGATGCGCTG
This portion of the bacterium genome encodes:
- a CDS encoding CoB--CoM heterodisulfide reductase iron-sulfur subunit B family protein — translated: MTGKKYALFLGCTTPTRVPQYELSARWVARNLGIELVDLPDMACCGSNQINLSLEAGLLMAAMNLALAESHELDMITLCSGCTGALTEAREALKDERVRDRINGKLSAIGLAYQGKYTVRHFSRVLSEDIGPDRLKEKVTRNLSKLKTAPHYGCHYLRPKAVYNGFDEPENPRTLHQLIAATGASLIDYETLLLCCGGKTFPNSPDVAFSLAGLKLENLKDKGVDFITLHCNTCYVMYGLNQTNIAKKLGQPPYNLPALLYPQLLGLALGADPIADLGLHLNVPLPARLLESF
- a CDS encoding 4Fe-4S dicluster domain-containing protein, with amino-acid sequence MPPEPLQESILVSRLDRNFRFEVAASHPIAQDLNACFTCGTCSAGCPIHRVYPEYDPLKMLRMIHLGMREELFSSGYIWYCATCHTCGQRCPQGVQFFDILNLIKNMAAREGYAPPAWINQTRQVGQTGLVFPTEEAWVKRREELSLPPLRNNGDRLSRLLTAAGCAPIIEPEIEPKGNRP
- a CDS encoding hydrogenase iron-sulfur subunit, with amino-acid sequence MEPSMESQPKGKTGSVMVVGAGIAGIQASLDLAESGYFVYLAERSAAIGGTMPMLDKTFPTHDCSLCILSPKLVECGRHPNIKIYTGAQVTDIQGEPGNFQLTLHCQPCFVDPATCRNCGQCAEVCPGHVPNEFNQGLDFRPAIYKLYPQALPDSYAIDRENCKMCRACEKVCPAGAIDLDRKEEIVTVSAGAVILAPGFELIDPRGLLSYGYGRFPNVLTGLEFERILSAGGPFHGDLVRPFDRQKPARIAWIQCAGSRNTSEGRGYCSSVCCRFAIKEAVLTREHSQADIDTVIFFMDIRAYTKGLEKYYTSARDLHGVRFVRSRISEVIEIQDGRRNLLIRFADPAENSLKAEEFDLVVLAVGFRPPVRAAELYQKLGIDLNRYGFGEPAPPSGVETVRPGIFVAGAFAGPKCISETVTQAMASAGAAGSWLAPARGSLVRGKIFPPEKSRDAEKPRIGVFVCHCGTNISQAVRVAEVVEAASRIPRVVYAAEYPHVCSQDSQAGIREAVKEHGLNRLVIAACSPATHWPLFQETAREAGLNKYLCEMANIRNQCAWVHKDLPEKATEKATEMVRMKVAKLILQEPIRQTSVGLTRAALVIGGGISGMTCALNLAGESGFEVHLVEKSKALGGMARKVRQGFNGENIPALVDDLVARVGAQPLIRTYLSTGPVESCGGVGNCITTLDNGQKIRHGVIILATGGREYQPAEYRYGESDRIMTYLELDKALAEEDERLKKSRSIVLINCVGSREPERPYCSRVCCNTSVRLALALKGRYPDMDIFILYRDMRTYGFLEDKYRQARMMGVTFVRYEAEQKPVVEKTGQGGSRVIVIDHVLRRPLVIEPDIVGLAAAVLPGEDTLKLSRIFKVPLDEYGFFLEAHLKLRPVDFAAKGVFLAGVAHGPKNVEENLIQAKAAAGRAACILSKNVLESQGVVARVNPDRCVACLTCMRLCLFNAPKVKNSVTEIDPSICQGCGTCVDECPNQAISLQGYNDHIYLAMTGCLPAGVQITDGKFEPKIVAFCCTYCAYAAADLAGTMRLQYPPNIRIIEVPCSGDAGEQVLIQAFEHGADGVFVAGCLEGSCHFLQGNCHARKRVEAVKKILDEIGLGSERLEMYNLSSSMGQRFVQIAHEMTERIRQLGPNPFSRAG